Genomic DNA from Gopherus evgoodei ecotype Sinaloan lineage unplaced genomic scaffold, rGopEvg1_v1.p scaffold_35_arrow_ctg1, whole genome shotgun sequence:
CCTCCCTTTGCGCTGGGAGTTCCTTGCCTGGGGTGCCTCCAGCGGGTGgaggctgggccagggacagccTGTCCGGTGTTCCCCAGCCCGGCTCAGGGGATGCACTTttgggggtggctggggagcCCCTGCTAACCGACCCCCTCTCTCAGCAGAAGGCCTTGCAGCAGGTGGTGAGTGGCAGCTTCCAGAGTgagcggccgggccgggccagtgaAAAAGGTACGGACCGGGGGGCAGCGGGGTGGGGGCCCGGGGACGACCAGCTTGGGATCAGGTCCGGCCCTGAGTCCGGGATACCCAGCCTCTGCCTCCTTTGTGAGCCAGACCCGATGGCTTCCCCATCTGCACCCCTGGGGTATGGGATGGGGGCAGTCCCGGCGACGGGCCGAGAGCAGTGGGGCCGACCCTGTGTCCCTGTTGCAGATGcggagaggaagatgatgagcTGGAAGAAATGGTGCCGGAGCCCCCGGGTGGATGGATCTGGCAGTGGCAAGGGGGGCACCGGGAACCCTACAGGCACATGTGGCCGGAGCAGCACTGTGAGTGACCCTGATCAGCCTGGACCCCCAGGACGTGGGGATTAGGAGCGCCAGCCTCCCTTGTGCTCAGTGTGCCGGCCCCTGGGAACTGTGGGTCCCAGCATGGACTGCTCCCTCAGCTCCATGTACATGGATCCgggtcccagcatgcactgctccctCAGCTCCATgcacccagcatgcactgctccttCAGCTCCATgcacccagcatgcactgctccgtTAGCTCCATGCCTGGGAATCCgggtcccagcatgcactgctccctCAGCTCCATGTGCATGGATCCGCGTCCCAGCATGCTCTGCTGCCTCAGCTCCATgcacccagcatgcactgctgccTCAGCTCCATACTTGTGGAGAtgggtcccagcatgcactgctccctGAGCTCCATGCCTGGGAATCCgggtcccagcatgcactgcttccTCAGCATTATccacccagcatgcactgctccttCAGCTCCATgcacccagcatgcactgctccctTAGCTCCATGCCTGGGAATCCgggtcccagcatgcactgcttccTCAGCATTATgcacccagcatgcactgctccctCAGCTCCATGCATGGAACTggatcccagcatgcactgctccctCAGCTCCATGTTTGTGGAGAtgggtcccagcatgcactgctccctCAGCTCCATGAGTGTGGATCCaggtcccagaatgcactgctccCTCAGCTTCATGTTTGTGGAGACgggtcccagaatgcactgctccCTCAGCTCCATGAGTGGagccaggtcccagcatgcaccacTTCTGCTCTGCTTGGGGGGGGGATCCGAATCCCGGCATGCACTGCTCTTTCCCATCCCAGTGGTGGGGTGCTGTGCATGCTGGGAGCCATGGCCTGGGAAGCAGCTGCAAGGGGTCAACCCTGGGGGCTGTGGTGGTGGAGAGGGGGCGGCCCCCCGCTGGCCCTGCCCAACCTGTCGTCTTCTCCCCAGGTCCCCGAGGCCCTGAGCCTGTTCTCCAGCCTGGCGGGGGCCTTGCAGTTCCTGCAGAGGTCGTGTGCCGCCTCCATGCAGACCCGGCTCCTCCTAGGAGATGAGGGGCTCCTGGGGCCCCCGGGCATCTGGTAAGGGCAGATCCCGTGCACCCCAGCTGGGGGGGACACCTGAGGAGTGGGGTCACATCAGGGGAGCTGGgatcccggactcctgggttccatcctggctctgggaggggagtggtgggcTTGTGGTTGGAGAAGGGGGTAAGGGGTGGGGGgccaaggtctctctctctctggcgtGTGACCGGAATAGGGAGGGGTGTGGATCACATGAACTTGCTGGTCTCAGCAGAGGCCCAGTCGTGTTACAAAGAGCCCCATAAGGGGAGGGGTCCCCCCCCGGGGTTCCCCCCCAGCCTTCAGGGTGGGGCACAgagccctgctccagctctgaccggcctctcctcctcctggcaGCGGGGACGGGGAGCCGGACGAGGTGGAGCTGGTGGCCGAGGTACGGCTGGGGGATGTGGCTGCTGCGTCTGGCATCTTCAGGAGAGAGCGGGCCTGGAGGGTGCACAAATCAGGTAGGGCCGAGGGTGGGGAGGACGGGCCACGGGGCACGTCCCCTCTAGGGAGTGCTGGCTCCCATCccgccccagggcggggactggctggctcctgGAGacggggaatggggcacagggtctgtctcctctagggggcgccggctcccatccggccccagggcagggactgcctggctcgggggggggggcgggaaacgggacatggggcctgtcccTTCTGAGGGGCACCTGCCCCAATCCAGCCCCAGGGTTGGGGGAGCATGCgagatgctgggggtggggtggggggtaccAGGCTGGTCCCATTGCAACCCCCATCCTGCCTCTTTGAATTTCCCTGCagtctccctgcccagcccctcggCTCCGCGCTGGAGAGGAGCCAGCAGCCTCCCTGTCGCTCTGGACCTGCCCTCCGGCCCCCTGGACCTTAAGTGGCCCCACCGGACTCGTGGGggcgcagccccgctccccagcacGGGCAGGACTCGGCGTGTGCCCGGCCGCTGGGCTGTGGCCCTGGGCACCGGCACGGGGGTCTCCAACGGGCAGCAGCGaccccaggccccagcaggcAGGGACCCGGAGGCCCAGCGCTCCCAGCCGCCCCCCGCCAGCGCCCTGGAAAAGACCgattccagctcctcctcctcctcctgctcctcctcctcgtcctcctcctcctcccagcaggCGGCGCCCCCCGGGGCCGGGGACAGCAACCTCTGCCCCCTGCGCTCGCCAGACCTGGATATTTATGATCCCTTCCACCCAACGGACGAGGACAACCCGGGCGGGGACTTCGGCTACGTGGCCTCGCCCGGCAAACAGCAGGACCAGAAGTACGACCCCTTCGACCCCAccggctccaaccccagctcctcccgcagcagcccctcccctgacgaggaggaggaagaggaggaggaggaggaagaggacgacgCGGCCGCCCCCCGGCCCGACATGTCCCACAGCATCAGCCGCATCTCGGAGACCCTGGCCGGCATTTACGATGAGAACAGCTTGAGTCAGGACTTCCCCGGCTCGGAGAAGGGGCGGGACGAGGCGGAGCCCAGCGAGGCCCCCGTGGCTGGTGGCCGGCACCCCGAAAAGGAGCCGGTGGCCGGGGCCGACTCCACCCTGCCCGAGGAGGAGATCGCCTCGGAGCAGTCGGACGGGGCCCCCGAGCCGCCCCCGGAGCCGCGGCGCCGCGTCTTTGTGGTGGACCTTGCCAGCAAGAGCCGCTCGGAGGCAGAGACCAACCCCAAGCTGGAGGGGAAGGTGTCGCTGGAGGTGGTGACGGCCGGAAACCCCAAGGCTCCGGCCCGGGGGGAGAAGGGCCCCAAGGCGGGCCGGCACCGGGGCGGGCGGCGCCCCTCTCTGGACTGGGCTGGCGCCGACTCGGAGATCGAGGAAGGCGAGATCGTGCAGCCGGAGGACGAACGCTACAGCCCCATCCGGCTCTTCCGCAGCCGGTGCCGGCCGGCCGAGCAGCGCCCCCTGCGGGTGGCGGAGGGCGATGACTTCCTGTCTCTCCACGCCGACTCGGATGAGGAGGGGGACTTCGGCGAGAGCCAGCCTGAGCCCCGGTGGAAGGCAGCCGCCGACCTGCGGCGCAAGATCCTGACGCAGCGCCGCGAGCGGTACCGCCATGACTCGCCCAAGCACTCGGGCTCCAGCTCCGGCTCCCGCAAGAAGGCCAAGCGCTCCCGCGAGCGCCGGCCCCCCAAGGCCAAGGAGCCCCGCGCTGGCCCCTGGCCCCCCAAGAAGAAATCCAAGTCACGTTCGAAGTCCAAGGAACGGCGGCGCTCCCGGTCCCGCCGGCGCGGCTCCCGCTCCCGGTCCCGCCGGCGCGGCTCCCGCTCCTGGTCACCCTCCCTCAGCACCAGCCTGTCGGCCATGGGCTCGGAGCGGCGCCGGCGGTCACGGGAGAGGCGGCGGGGCCGGCGCTCGCGCTCAGGGAGCCGGGCGCGGCACAAGGAGAAGCACCGGGACGGCGGTGGCAGCGGCAAGAAAAAGAAGAAGCAGCAGCGCTCCCGTTCCCGGGAGAAGCGGCCGCCCCGCGACAAGCAGCGCGAGGTGCACGTCCTGGAGGAGCCCAAGGCGGAGGAGCGTCGCCGGGACGCCCGCACCGTCGTGCCGCCCTCCATCCAGGACCTCAACGACACTGATCTCTTCACCATCAAGAGGACCATCACGGTTAGCCGGCAGGACGGCTCCCCGGAGCCGGCCAAGCGGGAGGTGCTCTATGACTCAGAGGGGCTGAGCTTCGAGGGCTGCTTCTCGGACCGTGAGCCTGCTGAGGGGCCCCGGCACCTGGGCGGCAAGGGCGAAGGGGGGCTGCCCCGCAAGGAGCGGCCGGAGGAGGAGGCCAAGCCGCCCAAGGAGAAGGAGAGGAAGCgggggtacccagaggagcgcccCGCGCCCCGCGAGAAGTCCAAGAAGAGGTTCAAGGAGGCGCCAGGCCGGTCGGCGCCCGAGGTGGGCAAGGCGGAGAAGGAGAAGTCGCGGCCGGAGCGGGAGAAGCCCCCCCGGAAAGCCAAGGCCGGGCACAAGGACAGCGGCAAGGCGGGCGGCTCAGGCCGCAAGGTCAAGCTGCAGTCCAAGGTGGCGGTGCTGATCCGCGAGGGCGTCAGCAGCACCACGGTCTCCGGCAAGGAAGGCGGCTCCATCGGCATCAAATTCAGCCGGGACAAGGAGAGCCGCTCGCCCTTCCTCAAGCCGGAGGAGAAGGGG
This window encodes:
- the SCAF1 gene encoding splicing factor, arginine/serine-rich 19; amino-acid sequence: MPRAAAGGPRGMPGAVVPLPPGAADSISRRPPRRRSGRAGAGAGAQRGSSPSAAMEEEENPAPPASEDPAGGSEEQGRPSDATPDRESCQPGALCTEQVIMLQKALQQVVSGSFQSERPGRASEKDAERKMMSWKKWCRSPRVDGSGSGKGGTGNPTGTCGRSSTVPEALSLFSSLAGALQFLQRSCAASMQTRLLLGDEGLLGPPGICGDGEPDEVELVAEVRLGDVAAASGIFRRERAWRVHKSVSLPSPSAPRWRGASSLPVALDLPSGPLDLKWPHRTRGGAAPLPSTGRTRRVPGRWAVALGTGTGVSNGQQRPQAPAGRDPEAQRSQPPPASALEKTDSSSSSSSCSSSSSSSSSQQAAPPGAGDSNLCPLRSPDLDIYDPFHPTDEDNPGGDFGYVASPGKQQDQKYDPFDPTGSNPSSSRSSPSPDEEEEEEEEEEEDDAAAPRPDMSHSISRISETLAGIYDENSLSQDFPGSEKGRDEAEPSEAPVAGGRHPEKEPVAGADSTLPEEEIASEQSDGAPEPPPEPRRRVFVVDLASKSRSEAETNPKLEGKVSLEVVTAGNPKAPARGEKGPKAGRHRGGRRPSLDWAGADSEIEEGEIVQPEDERYSPIRLFRSRCRPAEQRPLRVAEGDDFLSLHADSDEEGDFGESQPEPRWKAAADLRRKILTQRRERYRHDSPKHSGSSSGSRKKAKRSRERRPPKAKEPRAGPWPPKKKSKSRSKSKERRRSRSRRRGSRSRSRRRGSRSWSPSLSTSLSAMGSERRRRSRERRRGRRSRSGSRARHKEKHRDGGGSGKKKKKQQRSRSREKRPPRDKQREVHVLEEPKAEERRRDARTVVPPSIQDLNDTDLFTIKRTITVSRQDGSPEPAKREVLYDSEGLSFEGCFSDREPAEGPRHLGGKGEGGLPRKERPEEEAKPPKEKERKRGYPEERPAPREKSKKRFKEAPGRSAPEVGKAEKEKSRPEREKPPRKAKAGHKDSGKAGGSGRKVKLQSKVAVLIREGVSSTTVSGKEGGSIGIKFSRDKESRSPFLKPEEKGPGAEAKAEPAKEPGGKAKKLKGLKAKTGLKKAKGPGAKAKGPSGAKKKKLKGKTGLKKSKADSCSQGAGSPPAPTPEPTGGAGSPLSPPPKPPPAPAEQELTPDSQTVDSSCKTPEVSFGGEEAAMPAPGEQQRAPAGEPQADSRSEPKEEPACALPPPPAPMAWNLQGGVDCTTSGVLALTALLFKMEEANLASRAKAHELIQATNQILSHTKPSTSLVGSQAPTPPPSHTAAPYLLHSSLPLGGCSSTPPTPTGLPCTLGPASAGAGSGTLFGTGSGSDLGKRDGSTSSDGRGDTDKYLKKLHTQERAVEEVKLAIKPYYQKKEITKEEYKDILRKAVHKICHSKSGEINPVKVNNLVRAYVQRYKYFRKHGRRMEEEPGGPKDLGGLEKASLPMPPL